One genomic window of endosymbiont of Galathealinum brachiosum includes the following:
- a CDS encoding amidophosphoribosyltransferase — protein MCGIVGIFSRSPVNQLLYDALIILQHRGQDAAGIVTSEGNKFHLRKSNGLVSDVFNSDSMVQLAGNMGIGHVRYPTAGCSSAAESQPFYVNSPYGIAMAHNGNLTNAETLKAQLYKDDMRHINTESDSEILLNIFAHELQALNKLQVTSKEIFKAITAVHQRCLGGYAVVATIVGKGILAFRDPNGIRPVCYGKRETESGTEYMVASESVALHALGFELVRDLLPGEAIYIDIEGNLFNQQCAENPKSTPCIFEYVYFARPDSIIDDISVYKARLRMGTTLVQKILRERPKHDIDVVIPIPDTSRTSALDVAYHLGVKYREGFIKNRYIGRTFIMPGQTQRKKSVRQKLNAIDLEFKDKNVLLVDDSIVRGTTSKQIIQMARDAGAKNVYMASAAPPVRHPNVYGIDMPSPKEFVADGRDIDAITKEIGADWLIYQDLDDLIHAVKQGNEKIDNFDSSCFNGEYVTGDIDQAYLQHLEDMRSDAAKAKREHADNLAGIDLYSNQ, from the coding sequence ATGTGCGGTATAGTCGGTATTTTTAGCCGAAGTCCTGTTAATCAGTTGTTATATGATGCGTTAATCATATTGCAGCACCGTGGGCAGGATGCTGCTGGCATTGTAACCAGTGAAGGGAATAAATTTCATTTACGTAAAAGTAATGGACTGGTAAGTGATGTTTTTAATTCGGATAGCATGGTTCAGTTAGCCGGTAATATGGGTATAGGTCATGTGCGTTATCCGACTGCTGGTTGTTCATCTGCAGCAGAATCTCAGCCATTTTATGTGAACTCTCCATATGGTATTGCCATGGCGCATAATGGTAATCTGACAAATGCAGAAACGTTAAAAGCACAGTTATATAAAGACGATATGCGCCATATTAATACCGAATCTGATTCTGAGATTTTGTTAAATATTTTTGCTCATGAGCTGCAGGCGTTAAATAAATTACAGGTTACGTCGAAAGAAATATTTAAAGCTATTACGGCAGTACATCAACGTTGTCTTGGCGGTTATGCGGTTGTTGCCACGATTGTTGGTAAAGGTATTCTGGCGTTCAGAGATCCTAATGGTATTCGTCCGGTATGTTATGGAAAACGTGAAACAGAGTCAGGCACTGAATATATGGTCGCTTCCGAGAGTGTGGCATTACATGCGCTTGGTTTTGAGCTGGTGCGTGATCTGTTGCCGGGTGAAGCGATTTATATTGATATAGAGGGTAACTTGTTTAACCAGCAATGCGCTGAGAATCCGAAAAGTACACCCTGTATATTTGAATATGTGTATTTTGCCCGTCCGGATTCTATTATTGATGATATTTCGGTTTATAAAGCACGTTTACGCATGGGTACAACACTGGTTCAAAAAATATTACGTGAAAGACCCAAGCATGATATTGATGTTGTTATTCCAATTCCTGATACAAGCAGGACTTCTGCACTGGATGTGGCTTATCATCTGGGCGTTAAGTATCGAGAAGGTTTTATTAAAAATAGATATATTGGCCGTACATTTATTATGCCCGGACAAACACAACGTAAAAAATCGGTGCGTCAGAAACTTAATGCAATAGATCTTGAGTTTAAAGATAAAAATGTTCTGTTAGTCGATGATTCAATTGTGCGTGGAACGACTTCAAAACAAATTATTCAAATGGCCAGAGATGCGGGTGCAAAAAATGTATATATGGCATCGGCAGCGCCCCCGGTAAGGCATCCAAATGTTTACGGTATTGATATGCCTTCACCAAAAGAGTTTGTGGCTGATGGTCGCGATATTGATGCAATAACTAAAGAAATAGGTGCAGACTGGTTAATCTATCAGGATCTTGATGATTTAATTCATGCTGTTAAACAGGGTAATGAAAAGATTGATAACTTTGATAGCTCATGTTTTAACGGTGAGTATGTTACAGGTGATATAGACCAGGCTTATCTGCAGCACCTTGAAGATATGCGTTCTGATGCTGCTAAGGCTAAACGTGAGCATGCAGATAATCTGGCTGGAATTGACTTATACAGCAACCAATAA
- a CDS encoding colicin V production CvpA encodes MTLVDFGIVTIIAVLLVLGLVWGFVKIAIALGTWLAASTISFSFAPNLAASMLTSIDSPPMRLAAAMGILFVLTIMVGAVVSFLVRQFVSKTGLSGLDRVLGLVIGGSLGLLIVIALVFIAGLTNAPSYDWWQSSLLIERFETLAMSLQAYLPDDVAKYFSY; translated from the coding sequence ATGACCCTTGTAGATTTTGGAATAGTGACCATCATTGCAGTATTACTTGTGCTTGGGCTGGTCTGGGGCTTTGTGAAAATAGCCATTGCTTTAGGCACCTGGTTAGCAGCAAGTACTATATCTTTTAGTTTTGCACCTAATCTGGCGGCATCGATGCTGACATCTATCGATTCGCCCCCCATGAGGCTGGCTGCAGCAATGGGAATATTATTTGTTCTAACTATTATGGTTGGAGCGGTTGTCAGTTTTCTGGTACGACAGTTTGTTAGTAAAACCGGTTTAAGTGGTCTTGATCGGGTGCTTGGACTGGTTATAGGTGGTTCGTTAGGACTGCTTATTGTTATTGCGCTGGTTTTTATAGCGGGTTTAACAAATGCGCCCAGTTATGACTGGTGGCAGTCATCGTTGTTGATTGAAAGGTTTGAAACTCTGGCAATGTCGTTGCAGGCTTATTTACCTGATGATGTTGCAAAGTACTTCTCTTATTAA
- a CDS encoding bifunctional tetrahydrofolate synthase/dihydrofolate synthase, producing MRYKKLQDWLNWQETLNPKEIDLGLDRVNAVLEKLSFSASFFCPVITVAGTNGKGSTVAFIESILHQSGIVVGTYTSPHLFKYNERIRINQQPVPDDELCEAFDVIDKVRGDIALTYFEFGTLASFVIFKKYNVDVAVLEVGLGGRLDAVNVIDADVSVISSIGIDHIDWLGDDIEVIAREKAGIMRPHNPAVVSIFNPPDSLMEYAKENNVKLIRPGMDYLYQGLSKANWQLKAADFQLSDLPVPALCGGFQLQNASAAIMAISLLDIEQKPEQLNIAKGLTEVRLAGRYQQIVDSPQVVVDVAHNEQSAQVLNDVLNDMPVTGKTIAVVAMLADKAVAEVLQAVLPEVDQWISAGLQVARGMSSKNMAQAVRDVQSDVKLSVCENVTDACVKARTLAAENDRIIVFGSFYTVSEATEYFKSLQ from the coding sequence ATGCGTTATAAAAAACTTCAAGACTGGCTTAACTGGCAAGAAACCCTCAATCCAAAAGAAATTGATTTAGGGCTTGATCGTGTTAATGCGGTATTAGAAAAATTATCGTTTTCAGCTAGTTTTTTCTGCCCGGTAATCACCGTTGCAGGAACAAATGGTAAAGGTTCAACCGTAGCTTTTATTGAATCGATACTACATCAGTCTGGTATTGTTGTTGGTACCTACACCTCTCCTCATTTATTTAAATACAATGAACGAATTCGCATAAATCAACAACCGGTGCCTGATGATGAATTGTGTGAAGCTTTTGATGTCATTGATAAGGTACGGGGCGATATTGCGTTAACGTATTTTGAATTTGGTACACTGGCATCATTTGTTATTTTCAAAAAATATAATGTGGATGTGGCCGTGCTTGAGGTTGGGCTGGGTGGTCGACTGGATGCGGTTAATGTTATAGATGCGGATGTATCGGTTATCAGTAGCATTGGTATAGATCATATTGACTGGCTGGGTGATGATATTGAAGTTATTGCCCGGGAAAAAGCCGGGATTATGAGACCTCATAATCCGGCAGTGGTGAGTATTTTCAACCCTCCTGATTCATTAATGGAATATGCTAAAGAAAATAACGTGAAACTGATTCGCCCTGGTATGGATTATCTTTATCAGGGGTTATCTAAAGCTAACTGGCAGTTAAAAGCCGCAGATTTTCAATTGTCTGATTTACCGGTGCCTGCATTATGTGGCGGTTTTCAATTACAGAATGCATCTGCCGCTATTATGGCTATTTCTCTTCTCGATATAGAGCAAAAACCGGAACAGTTGAATATAGCAAAAGGTCTGACAGAAGTTCGTTTGGCGGGGCGATACCAACAGATTGTTGATAGTCCACAGGTTGTTGTTGATGTGGCACACAATGAACAGTCCGCGCAGGTACTGAATGATGTGCTAAATGATATGCCCGTTACGGGTAAAACCATTGCTGTTGTTGCCATGCTTGCAGATAAGGCCGTTGCAGAAGTGCTGCAGGCTGTTTTGCCAGAAGTTGATCAGTGGATTAGTGCCGGTCTTCAGGTTGCTCGTGGAATGAGCTCAAAAAACATGGCGCAGGCGGTGCGTGACGTGCAATCAGATGTTAAACTCTCTGTTTGTGAAAATGTGACTGATGCTTGTGTAAAAGCAAGAACTTTAGCGGCTGAAAACGATCGTATTATCGTGTTTGGTTCGTTTTATACGGTTTCTGAAGCGACGGAATATTTTAAATCTCTACAGTGA
- a CDS encoding acetyl-CoA carboxylase carboxyl transferase subunit beta (catalyzes the carboxylation of acetyl-CoA to malonyl-CoA; forms a tetramer of AccA2D2 subunits) — MNWFEKLMPSRIRTEASDADKKGSVPEGLWTKCNSCNAVLYRAELERNHDVCPKCHHHMRMNARRRLENFLDEEPREEIAANLKPVDILKFKDSKKYKDRITGSQKSTGENDVLIAMKGQVKKIPLVAVAFEFKFMGGSMGSVVGEKFVRAANICLENDIPLVCFSASGGARMQESLFSLMQMSKTSAVLQKMSQRGIPFISVMTDPTMGGVSASLAMLGDINVGEPNALIGFAGPRVIEQTVRETLPEGFQRSEFLLEHGAIDMIIDRRDMRDKIANLLSMMQNKPAA, encoded by the coding sequence ATGAACTGGTTTGAAAAATTAATGCCATCGCGTATTCGTACTGAAGCGAGTGATGCGGATAAAAAAGGTTCTGTGCCAGAAGGCTTATGGACCAAATGTAACTCCTGTAACGCTGTTTTATATCGAGCGGAACTGGAACGTAATCATGATGTATGCCCTAAATGTCATCATCATATGCGCATGAATGCAAGGCGACGTCTGGAAAACTTTCTCGATGAAGAACCACGAGAAGAAATAGCCGCTAATTTGAAACCGGTTGATATTTTAAAGTTTAAAGACAGTAAAAAATATAAAGACCGAATTACCGGGTCGCAGAAAAGTACCGGTGAAAATGATGTATTAATTGCAATGAAGGGGCAGGTTAAAAAAATACCTCTGGTTGCAGTAGCATTTGAGTTTAAGTTTATGGGCGGCTCTATGGGTTCGGTTGTTGGCGAGAAATTCGTCAGAGCCGCAAATATCTGTCTGGAAAATGATATTCCTCTTGTGTGTTTTTCTGCTTCAGGTGGTGCACGTATGCAGGAGTCTTTGTTTTCATTAATGCAAATGTCAAAAACATCTGCGGTATTACAGAAAATGTCTCAACGTGGAATACCTTTTATATCTGTTATGACGGATCCTACAATGGGCGGTGTTTCTGCTAGTCTGGCTATGCTGGGTGATATTAACGTTGGGGAGCCGAATGCGTTAATTGGTTTTGCGGGTCCTCGTGTTATAGAGCAAACTGTACGTGAAACATTACCGGAAGGTTTCCAGCGTAGTGAATTTTTATTAGAGCATGGTGCAATCGATATGATCATTGATCGCCGTGATATGCGTGATAAAATCGCTAATCTTTTAAGTATGATGCAAAACAAACCAGCAGCCTGA
- a CDS encoding tryptophan synthase subunit alpha produces the protein MSRLQTRFDALKAADKTALVPFITAGDPHPSVTVNLMHDMVAAGASVLELGVPFSDPMAEGPVIQLACERALKHNVSLADVLQMVKEFRVKDADTPIVLMGYTNPVEVMGYEKFASAAGDAGVDGLILVDLPPEEGADLISQLKINEIDMIFLLAPTTTDERMELICKQASGFVYYVSLKGVTGSANLDVDSVVEKVSQIRTHTSIPVGVGFGIRDAQSAAQVAAVSDAVVVGSAIVNRVAENADDPKKISQQVCELLSSMRTAMDK, from the coding sequence GTGAGTCGTTTACAAACACGTTTTGATGCTTTAAAAGCCGCAGATAAAACTGCATTAGTGCCATTTATAACGGCAGGTGATCCTCATCCGTCTGTTACAGTGAATTTAATGCATGATATGGTGGCTGCCGGTGCAAGTGTCCTTGAATTAGGTGTTCCATTTTCTGACCCAATGGCAGAAGGCCCTGTTATACAGTTAGCCTGTGAGCGTGCATTAAAACATAATGTGAGTCTTGCTGATGTTTTGCAGATGGTGAAAGAGTTTCGTGTTAAAGATGCGGATACACCGATTGTTTTAATGGGCTACACCAATCCTGTAGAAGTAATGGGTTATGAAAAATTTGCAAGTGCTGCAGGTGATGCTGGAGTTGATGGGTTAATACTGGTTGATTTACCACCGGAAGAAGGTGCAGATCTAATTAGCCAGTTGAAAATTAATGAAATTGACATGATCTTTTTACTGGCACCCACCACGACTGATGAACGAATGGAATTGATATGTAAACAGGCCAGTGGTTTTGTTTATTATGTATCATTAAAAGGTGTTACAGGTTCTGCTAATTTAGATGTGGACTCGGTGGTAGAAAAAGTTAGTCAAATCCGCACTCATACATCGATACCGGTTGGTGTGGGTTTTGGTATACGCGATGCGCAATCAGCGGCGCAGGTTGCTGCTGTTTCGGATGCGGTTGTAGTGGGAAGCGCAATTGTTAATCGTGTTGCAGAGAATGCTGATGATCCGAAAAAGATTTCACAACAGGTTTGTGAGTTGTTGTCGTCTATGCGCACAGCAATGGATAAATAA
- the trpB gene encoding tryptophan synthase subunit beta has protein sequence MSEDICKDYYSMPDERGHFGTYGGKFVAETLMGPIEELREAYEKIKTDKDFQAAFDKDLADYVGRPSPLYHAERWSKELGGAQIYLKREDLNHTGAHKINNTIGQGLLAKRMGKTRIIAETGAGQHGVASATVAARFGMECIVYMGEEDVKRQAPNVYRMKLLGAKVVPVTSGSRTLKDALNEAMRDWVTNIDNTFYIIGTVAGPHPYPEMVRDFQTIIGREAKRQILEKAGRLPDALVACVGGGSNAIGLFHPFLGDEDVKIFGVEGGGDGIDTPRHAAPLCAGNPGVLHGNRTYLMEDDNGQIIETHCVSAGLDYPGVGPEHAWLKDCGRAEYVAITDKEALAAFHELTLTEGIIPALESSHALAYGAKLAKTMDKDKIIIINLSGRGDKDINTIAEIEGIEL, from the coding sequence ATGAGTGAAGATATTTGTAAAGATTATTATTCCATGCCGGATGAGCGTGGTCATTTTGGTACTTATGGCGGTAAATTTGTAGCCGAAACCTTGATGGGGCCAATAGAAGAATTACGCGAAGCTTATGAAAAAATAAAAACTGATAAGGATTTTCAGGCAGCTTTTGATAAAGATCTAGCTGACTATGTGGGCCGTCCGAGTCCCTTATATCATGCGGAGCGCTGGTCTAAAGAGTTAGGTGGCGCACAGATTTACCTGAAGCGTGAAGATTTAAATCATACTGGCGCACATAAAATAAATAATACGATTGGTCAGGGGTTGCTGGCTAAACGCATGGGTAAAACACGTATTATTGCTGAAACGGGTGCGGGGCAGCATGGTGTTGCGTCAGCCACAGTGGCGGCACGTTTCGGTATGGAATGCATTGTGTATATGGGTGAAGAAGACGTTAAACGTCAGGCGCCTAATGTATATAGAATGAAGCTGCTGGGTGCGAAAGTAGTGCCGGTAACTTCTGGTTCACGAACCCTTAAAGATGCTTTAAATGAAGCGATGCGTGATTGGGTTACTAATATAGATAATACGTTTTATATTATTGGCACCGTAGCAGGCCCCCATCCTTACCCCGAAATGGTACGTGATTTCCAAACTATTATTGGTCGTGAAGCTAAACGACAAATTCTTGAAAAAGCAGGACGTTTGCCAGATGCACTGGTTGCGTGTGTCGGTGGTGGCTCTAATGCAATTGGTTTATTTCATCCATTTCTAGGCGATGAAGACGTAAAAATATTTGGTGTAGAAGGTGGTGGCGATGGTATTGATACACCGAGGCACGCGGCCCCCTTATGCGCAGGTAATCCGGGTGTCCTACATGGCAATCGTACATATTTAATGGAAGATGATAACGGCCAGATTATTGAAACACATTGTGTTTCAGCCGGGCTTGATTATCCGGGTGTTGGCCCTGAACACGCCTGGTTAAAAGATTGCGGACGTGCAGAGTACGTAGCAATTACAGATAAGGAAGCGCTTGCGGCATTTCACGAATTAACACTGACAGAAGGTATTATCCCTGCTCTGGAATCCAGTCATGCCCTGGCATATGGAGCCAAGCTGGCAAAAACAATGGATAAAGATAAAATCATTATTATTAATCTGTCGGGACGTGGTGATAAAGATATAAACACTATCGCCGAGATTGAGGGAATTGAATTGTGA
- a CDS encoding phosphoribosylanthranilate isomerase has translation MHLRTRVKICGITRSEDAIEAARLGVDALGMVFYAKSSRNINSTQAKAICRVLPGFVTPVALFLNPEESLVRQVLAEVDIDCLQFHGNESVEFCESFGKPYIKALGIEGVEDIEALFDQYSSARSVLLDSHGAGEAGGTGESFDWSTIPENLRQKIILAGGLKPDNVADAINQVRPYAVDLSSGVESAPGIKDSDLMMRLMKEVKRVDCG, from the coding sequence TTGCACTTAAGAACACGCGTTAAAATTTGTGGTATTACTCGTAGTGAAGATGCTATTGAGGCTGCTCGGCTGGGTGTTGATGCGCTGGGTATGGTTTTTTATGCCAAAAGTTCGCGTAATATCAACAGCACACAGGCTAAGGCAATATGTCGTGTTTTGCCCGGCTTTGTGACACCGGTGGCCCTGTTTTTAAACCCGGAAGAAAGCCTGGTCAGGCAGGTGCTCGCTGAAGTAGATATTGATTGTCTTCAGTTTCATGGCAATGAATCGGTTGAGTTTTGTGAGTCGTTTGGAAAACCATATATAAAAGCGCTGGGTATTGAAGGTGTAGAAGATATAGAGGCTTTGTTTGATCAGTACTCCAGCGCTCGAAGTGTCTTGCTGGATAGTCATGGTGCAGGTGAGGCCGGTGGTACGGGTGAGTCTTTTGACTGGTCAACCATTCCTGAAAATTTACGTCAGAAAATTATTCTGGCGGGTGGTCTGAAACCGGATAATGTGGCTGATGCTATAAACCAGGTAAGGCCTTATGCCGTTGATTTAAGCTCGGGTGTTGAATCAGCGCCGGGTATAAAAGACAGTGATTTAATGATGCGTTTAATGAAAGAAGTTAAACGAGTCGATTGTGGATAG
- a CDS encoding tRNA pseudouridine(38-40) synthase TruA, producing the protein MKFALGIEYDGSKFAGWQMQKHGTRTVQECVEIALSSVANQPVQVVCAGRTDTGVHAVGQVVHFECDSPRQEKAWVMGVNTQLPDDVSSIWAQPVAEDFSARFSATARQYRYIILNRQARPAVLNKKVTWKHGGFNVEAMHQAAQALLGEQDFTSFRSSACQAEHAMRNVHWVNVSREGDYIYIDIKANAFLHHMVRNIVGSLIMVGQEVKAVSWMADLMRCKDRNQAGPTAPADGLYLVNVSYPQESGIISTINLPRYA; encoded by the coding sequence ATGAAATTTGCACTAGGCATAGAATACGATGGTAGTAAATTTGCTGGTTGGCAAATGCAAAAGCACGGTACGCGTACGGTTCAGGAATGTGTGGAGATCGCTCTGTCCAGCGTTGCAAATCAACCTGTGCAGGTTGTCTGTGCTGGCCGCACTGATACGGGTGTGCACGCTGTGGGGCAGGTTGTTCATTTTGAATGTGATTCCCCGCGTCAGGAAAAAGCCTGGGTAATGGGTGTGAATACCCAGTTACCGGATGATGTTTCTTCAATCTGGGCTCAACCCGTTGCCGAAGACTTCAGTGCTCGTTTTAGCGCAACAGCTCGACAGTACCGTTATATTATTTTAAATCGTCAGGCTCGGCCTGCAGTATTAAATAAAAAAGTTACCTGGAAACATGGGGGCTTTAATGTAGAGGCAATGCATCAGGCTGCACAGGCATTACTGGGTGAGCAGGACTTTACTTCATTTCGATCATCAGCCTGCCAGGCAGAACATGCTATGCGAAATGTTCACTGGGTAAACGTGAGCCGTGAAGGTGATTATATTTATATCGATATTAAAGCGAATGCTTTTTTGCATCACATGGTAAGAAACATTGTAGGGTCATTGATTATGGTGGGGCAGGAAGTAAAAGCGGTTTCATGGATGGCAGATTTGATGCGGTGTAAAGATCGTAATCAGGCGGGGCCAACCGCGCCGGCAGATGGCCTGTATCTGGTAAATGTTAGTTATCCACAGGAATCGGGTATTATTTCCACTATAAATTTACCTCGTTATGCCTGA
- a CDS encoding aspartate-semialdehyde dehydrogenase, translating to MSKTYDVAVVGATGAVGETMLSILAERNFPVGKVYALASERSAGKKVEFGDTMLTVENLADFDFSKVQIGLFSAGGSISAEFAPKAAAAGCVVIDNTSEFRYVDDIPLVVPEVNPHAIANYKTKGIIANPNCSTIQMLVALKPIQDAVGISRINVCTYQAVSGTGKNAIEELAGQTARLLNGKPVECNVYPKQIAFNVLPQIDVFQENGYTKEEMKMVWETNKIMEDDTIKVNPTAVRVPVFYGHSEALHIETRKKLSAQACRKLLEKAPGVEVMDEQVDGGYPTAVTEGATNNPTYVGRIREDISHEMGLDMWVVSDNVRKGAALNSVQIAEILIKDYL from the coding sequence ATGAGCAAAACATACGATGTAGCAGTAGTAGGTGCCACCGGTGCAGTGGGTGAAACAATGCTGTCAATTCTGGCGGAAAGAAACTTTCCTGTAGGTAAGGTTTATGCCCTGGCTTCTGAGCGTTCAGCGGGTAAAAAAGTTGAGTTTGGTGATACCATGTTAACGGTAGAGAATCTGGCAGATTTTGATTTTTCAAAAGTACAGATTGGTTTGTTTTCAGCTGGTGGTTCAATCTCTGCGGAGTTCGCACCTAAAGCAGCGGCGGCAGGTTGTGTTGTTATCGATAATACATCTGAATTTCGCTATGTAGATGATATTCCACTGGTTGTGCCAGAAGTGAATCCTCATGCTATCGCAAATTATAAAACCAAAGGCATTATCGCTAATCCTAATTGTTCAACTATTCAAATGCTGGTCGCTTTAAAACCAATTCAGGATGCTGTGGGTATTTCACGTATTAATGTTTGCACTTATCAGGCAGTTTCCGGCACAGGTAAAAATGCAATTGAAGAGCTGGCGGGTCAGACGGCGCGTTTGTTAAATGGCAAACCGGTTGAATGTAATGTTTACCCTAAACAGATCGCTTTTAATGTTTTACCGCAAATTGATGTGTTTCAGGAAAATGGTTACACCAAAGAAGAAATGAAAATGGTGTGGGAAACTAACAAGATTATGGAAGATGACACTATTAAGGTGAACCCTACTGCGGTTCGTGTACCTGTATTTTATGGCCATTCAGAAGCGTTACATATCGAAACACGTAAAAAGCTAAGTGCGCAAGCATGTAGGAAATTACTGGAGAAAGCACCAGGTGTTGAAGTGATGGATGAGCAGGTTGATGGTGGTTACCCAACTGCGGTTACAGAAGGTGCAACCAATAATCCGACATATGTGGGTCGAATTCGTGAGGATATTTCTCATGAGATGGGTCTGGATATGTGGGTTGTGTCGGATAATGTAAGAAAAGGCGCAGCATTAAATAGCGTACAAATTGCAGAAATTTTGATAAAAGACTATTTATAA
- the leuB gene encoding 3-isopropylmalate dehydrogenase: protein MTQKIAILPGDGIGKEIVAEAVKVIEFLKADGVLDVELNEAPVGGAGYDADGEPLPAATLALCKESDAILLGAVGGPQYESLPREKRPEKGLLGLRSELELFSNLRPAILYPQLADASSLKPEIVSGLDIMIVRELTGGIYFGQPREITEKDGERYAYNTAGYKESEIERIGRSAFEIAMKRDKRVCSVDKANVLEVSELWREVMENVAKDYPEVELSHMYVDNAAMQLVKWPKQFDVMVTSNLFGDVLSDCAAMLTGSIGMLPSASLDSNGRGMYEPIHGSAPDIAGKGIANPLATILSISMMLRYSLNNEAVAQRIDDAVGKVLDQGLRTPDIMSEGCTEVGTAAMGDAVVEALKA, encoded by the coding sequence ATGACACAGAAAATTGCAATTTTACCCGGTGATGGTATCGGTAAAGAAATAGTCGCCGAAGCGGTTAAGGTAATCGAATTTTTAAAAGCGGATGGTGTGCTCGATGTAGAGCTTAACGAAGCGCCAGTCGGTGGCGCTGGATACGATGCGGATGGTGAACCTTTACCCGCTGCAACTCTGGCTTTATGTAAAGAGTCTGATGCGATTCTTTTAGGCGCAGTGGGCGGTCCTCAGTATGAATCTCTGCCACGTGAAAAACGTCCGGAAAAAGGTCTTTTAGGTTTGCGTTCTGAGCTGGAATTATTTTCTAACTTACGCCCGGCAATATTATATCCACAACTGGCGGATGCATCGTCACTTAAACCGGAGATTGTTTCGGGTCTGGATATTATGATTGTGCGTGAGTTAACGGGCGGTATTTATTTTGGACAGCCTCGTGAAATTACCGAAAAAGACGGTGAGCGTTATGCCTACAACACGGCAGGTTATAAAGAAAGTGAAATAGAGCGCATTGGTCGCAGCGCTTTTGAAATTGCAATGAAACGTGACAAACGAGTGTGCTCGGTTGATAAAGCAAATGTTTTAGAAGTATCCGAATTATGGCGCGAAGTAATGGAAAATGTTGCCAAAGATTATCCGGAAGTTGAGTTATCACATATGTATGTTGATAACGCAGCTATGCAGTTAGTTAAATGGCCTAAACAGTTTGATGTAATGGTAACCAGTAATTTATTTGGTGATGTGTTATCTGATTGTGCGGCTATGTTAACCGGTTCAATTGGTATGCTGCCTTCTGCTTCTTTAGATTCAAATGGGCGTGGTATGTATGAACCTATTCATGGTTCAGCACCGGATATTGCCGGCAAAGGTATTGCAAACCCGTTAGCGACTATTTTATCAATTTCTATGATGTTACGTTATAGCTTAAATAATGAAGCAGTGGCGCAGCGTATTGATGATGCTGTGGGTAAGGTGCTGGATCAGGGGTTGCGTACACCGGATATTATGTCTGAAGGTTGTACTGAAGTTGGAACTGCAGCTATGGGTGATGCTGTGGTTGAAGCGCTTAAAGCTTAA
- the leuD gene encoding 3-isopropylmalate dehydratase small subunit: MEKFIKVTGIVAPMDRPNVDTDAIIPKQFLKSIKRSGFGPNAFDDWRYLDPGAPDIDNSTRRINPEFVLNQSPYDKATILIARENFGCGSSREHAVWALDDYGFRAVIAPSFADIFFNNSFKNGMLPIVLDAEIVEDLFNKVASKSGYELTVDLQKQKVITEEGEEYPFEVDAFRKHCLLNGLDDISLTLQHESEIKAYEEKTKQSAPWLF, encoded by the coding sequence ATGGAAAAATTTATTAAAGTTACAGGTATCGTTGCACCGATGGATCGACCTAATGTCGATACAGATGCAATTATTCCAAAACAATTTTTAAAATCAATCAAACGTTCAGGTTTTGGTCCGAATGCATTTGATGACTGGCGTTATCTTGATCCGGGGGCACCGGATATTGATAATTCTACGCGTCGTATAAATCCTGAGTTTGTTCTTAATCAGTCGCCATACGATAAAGCCACTATATTAATTGCCAGAGAAAATTTTGGCTGTGGCTCGTCTCGTGAACATGCGGTATGGGCTCTGGATGATTATGGTTTTCGTGCGGTAATAGCGCCCAGTTTTGCTGATATCTTTTTTAATAACAGTTTTAAAAATGGCATGTTACCCATTGTGCTGGATGCTGAAATTGTTGAAGACTTATTTAATAAAGTAGCTTCTAAATCAGGTTATGAGTTAACTGTTGATTTACAGAAACAAAAAGTGATTACAGAAGAAGGTGAAGAGTACCCATTTGAAGTGGATGCTTTTAGAAAACATTGCTTACTGAATGGTCTGGATGATATTAGTTTAACGCTGCAGCACGAAAGTGAAATAAAAGCGTACGAAGAAAAAACAAAACAGTCAGCTCCCTGGTTGTTTTAA